The Bacillus xiapuensis genome window below encodes:
- a CDS encoding TetR/AcrR family transcriptional regulator: MSPRKAVEQELTREMIMEAARDLFIENGYRHTSMRQIAKKLNYSHGAIYYHFKNKAALFFALVEANFSSLNEMLEEVMASSLSAEEKLENVLLGFIEYGMTNQSDYEIMFLIQDKELKRYTENAPDASYERFAAAIRELCPGQVTLKDTWLLFLSLHGFVTMYCRSGQTMADVEELAQAHVKFLLKAIRHD; encoded by the coding sequence ATGTCACCAAGAAAAGCAGTAGAACAGGAATTAACACGGGAAATGATTATGGAGGCGGCCAGAGATTTATTTATAGAGAATGGCTATCGGCACACTTCCATGCGTCAAATAGCCAAAAAATTAAATTATAGTCACGGAGCTATTTATTACCACTTTAAAAACAAAGCAGCGCTATTTTTCGCCTTAGTAGAAGCCAATTTTTCTAGTCTGAATGAAATGCTTGAGGAGGTTATGGCTTCTTCGCTTTCCGCTGAGGAAAAGCTGGAAAACGTGCTTCTCGGGTTCATCGAGTACGGCATGACGAATCAAAGCGATTATGAAATCATGTTTTTAATTCAAGACAAAGAGCTAAAAAGATATACAGAAAATGCGCCAGATGCGAGCTATGAGCGGTTTGCGGCTGCTATTAGAGAGCTGTGTCCGGGACAAGTTACACTGAAAGACACATGGCTGCTGTTTCTTAGCCTTCACGGCTTTGTGACTATGTACTGCCGCAGCGGACAAACGATGGCGGATGTGGAGGAGCTGGCTCAAGCTCATGTAAAATTTTTATTAAAAGCCATACGGCACGATTAA
- a CDS encoding SDR family NAD(P)-dependent oxidoreductase — protein sequence MKKALVAGASGGMGYAIVEELNKQGIETIAFARTKEKLDALFSAMPHVEVRAGDVFRLDDLLQAAEGADVIYHAVNIPYPMWQSHLERMTRNIIETAASQHCRLAIADNIYAYGQGHEGRINEKAPKQPHTKKGRLRLQAEELISRSGIPAVRAHFPDFYGPNAISTVMHSTLKNGIQNKRAVYVGDMSKQREFIYTPDGAKALIELSRHETAYGRCWNIPGAGTISGHELRTLLEEITGHSHSFFQVNKGMIRLLSLFNKEMKEVVEMMYLYEQPVILSGEAYEKEIGPLPQTPYDQGLKKTIQFMKKAESL from the coding sequence ATGAAGAAAGCCTTGGTCGCAGGCGCGTCAGGTGGAATGGGATATGCCATTGTTGAAGAATTGAATAAGCAAGGGATAGAAACGATCGCTTTTGCGAGAACAAAAGAAAAGCTGGATGCTCTGTTTTCCGCTATGCCTCATGTGGAGGTCAGAGCGGGAGATGTCTTTCGGCTTGATGATTTGCTTCAAGCGGCTGAAGGAGCAGATGTCATCTATCATGCGGTGAACATTCCGTATCCTATGTGGCAAAGTCATTTGGAGCGGATGACGAGAAATATCATTGAGACGGCAGCGAGCCAGCATTGCAGGCTGGCGATTGCCGATAATATATATGCCTATGGACAAGGTCATGAAGGCAGGATCAATGAAAAGGCTCCAAAGCAGCCGCATACGAAAAAGGGGCGCCTGCGCTTACAGGCGGAAGAACTTATTTCGCGATCTGGCATACCTGCTGTTCGCGCTCATTTTCCTGACTTTTATGGGCCGAACGCCATCAGTACAGTTATGCATTCCACCTTGAAAAATGGCATTCAGAATAAGAGAGCTGTGTATGTAGGGGATATGTCCAAGCAGCGAGAGTTTATTTATACCCCTGATGGCGCGAAGGCGCTTATCGAATTATCGCGCCATGAAACAGCCTACGGCAGATGCTGGAACATTCCTGGAGCGGGAACGATCAGCGGTCATGAATTGCGAACGCTTTTAGAGGAGATCACTGGACATTCACATTCTTTTTTTCAAGTAAATAAAGGGATGATTCGCCTTCTGTCCCTCTTTAACAAAGAAATGAAAGAAGTGGTGGAAATGATGTATTTGTATGAACAGCCCGTCATTCTTTCCGGTGAAGCATACGAAAAAGAAATCGGCCCGCTGCCGCAAACACCCTATGACCAAGGGCTAAAGAAAACGATACAGTTTATGAAGAAAGCAGAATCTTTATAA
- the cydD gene encoding thiol reductant ABC exporter subunit CydD, with protein sequence MDKQLLQYEGMKKLLGAFAILTFLQGVSILLQAIMLAEVVTHLFHSGKWQEMYFETLLFALSFLARHGLHHIKQKLAERYADNIGTKLRAEVLDNLFHQGPRIAKQLGTGSIVTLLLEGVSHFKQYLVLFTPKLMNMAIIPGMVVIYIGVQDRTSAIILLVTLPILIAFMILLGWAAQKKADKQWSMYRVLSNHFVDSLRGLETLKYLGLSKFHSKNIEAVSSRYRKTTMGTLKFAFLSSFAMDFFTMLSVATVAVFLGLRLVEGDMLLLPALTILILAPEYFLPIREIGSDYHASLNGQEAGKKLREIAAIPRFRTEERSPISDWSRQSCIRLTSATVQHDPKGQPSLKDVSLSVSGYQKIGIVGESGAGKSTLIDLIGGFAETHSGNIEINGQSFSHLQRKEWQKQLNYIPQQPYLFQGSILQNIAFYRPDAALEEVQWAAEQAGLSELLKECPDGLHEKIGEGGRSLSGGQAQRVAIARAFLEDRPLLLLDEPTAHLDIETEYDLKKRFLALFQDKLVFLATHRLHWMKEMDYIYFLKHGTIIEEGTHEELMKKKGPYCEMVKIQMGDET encoded by the coding sequence ATGGATAAGCAATTGCTTCAATATGAAGGAATGAAGAAGCTATTAGGTGCTTTTGCGATCTTAACGTTTTTACAAGGAGTGTCCATTCTTCTGCAAGCGATCATGCTTGCGGAGGTGGTCACTCATCTTTTTCATTCGGGGAAATGGCAGGAGATGTATTTCGAGACACTGTTGTTTGCCCTTAGCTTTCTTGCCCGTCATGGCCTTCATCATATCAAGCAAAAACTCGCGGAACGCTATGCCGACAATATCGGAACGAAATTGCGCGCTGAAGTGCTTGATAACCTCTTTCATCAAGGACCGCGCATCGCAAAACAGCTTGGAACAGGCAGTATTGTGACATTGCTCTTGGAGGGAGTGTCCCATTTCAAGCAGTATCTTGTGCTGTTTACGCCAAAGCTGATGAATATGGCGATCATCCCGGGCATGGTGGTCATCTACATCGGTGTGCAGGATCGGACATCAGCCATTATTTTGCTTGTGACATTGCCGATCTTGATCGCCTTTATGATTCTGCTGGGCTGGGCGGCCCAAAAAAAGGCCGATAAGCAGTGGAGCATGTACCGCGTGCTTTCGAATCACTTTGTCGACTCCCTGAGAGGACTGGAAACATTAAAGTATCTGGGGTTAAGCAAATTTCACAGCAAGAACATTGAGGCGGTCAGCAGCCGCTACCGGAAAACCACGATGGGCACGTTGAAGTTTGCGTTCTTGTCTTCCTTCGCGATGGACTTTTTCACCATGCTTTCTGTTGCGACGGTGGCGGTTTTCTTAGGGCTGCGATTGGTGGAGGGCGACATGCTTTTGCTGCCGGCCCTGACCATTCTAATTCTCGCTCCCGAATATTTTCTCCCTATACGAGAGATTGGCTCTGATTACCACGCATCGCTAAACGGGCAGGAAGCCGGGAAAAAGCTGAGAGAAATCGCCGCTATTCCGCGTTTTCGAACGGAAGAAAGAAGCCCTATTTCCGATTGGAGCAGACAGAGCTGCATCCGTTTAACCTCTGCCACCGTTCAGCATGATCCAAAGGGCCAGCCGTCACTGAAAGATGTCAGCCTTTCTGTATCAGGGTATCAGAAGATTGGCATTGTTGGGGAAAGCGGTGCGGGAAAGTCAACGCTTATTGATTTGATCGGCGGCTTCGCGGAAACTCATTCAGGAAATATCGAAATCAATGGACAGTCATTTTCTCACTTGCAGCGCAAGGAGTGGCAAAAGCAGCTGAACTATATTCCTCAGCAACCGTATTTGTTTCAGGGCAGCATTCTGCAGAACATTGCTTTTTACCGTCCGGATGCTGCGCTGGAAGAAGTGCAATGGGCGGCTGAGCAGGCGGGCTTATCTGAGCTGCTGAAAGAATGCCCGGACGGATTGCATGAGAAGATTGGTGAAGGCGGACGCTCACTCAGCGGCGGACAAGCCCAGCGAGTAGCCATTGCCCGGGCTTTTCTTGAGGATCGCCCGCTATTATTATTGGATGAACCGACCGCCCACTTGGACATCGAGACAGAGTATGACTTAAAGAAAAGATTTCTTGCCCTCTTTCAAGATAAATTAGTGTTTCTTGCCACGCATCGCCTGCACTGGATGAAGGAGATGGATTATATTTATTTCTTGAAACACGGAACTATTATAGAAGAGGGAACCCATGAGGAGTTAATGAAGAAGAAAGGGCCGTACTGCGAGATGGTGAAGATACAAATGGGGGATGAGACATGA
- a CDS encoding L-lactate dehydrogenase, translating to MNFTLGNKVVLVGTGAVGSSYAYALMNQGITDELVLVDLNEKKAKGDVMDLAHGLVYAPSAMNIQFGSYEDCKDAAVVVICAGAAQKPGETRLDLVHKNVSIFESIVGNIMESGFNGIFLIATNPVDILSYATWKFSGLPKERVIGSGTVLDSARFRYLLSKEFDTAPTSVHGYIIGEHGDSQLPVWSSANISGTPIASQLSEERKEEISSQVRNAAYQIIDSKGATYYGIAMGLARITRAILRNEHVILPVGALLEGENGHSDVYMGVPAVINRSGVKKIVELSLDDSEKEKLAQSVQTLKDVQALISKQFNQLR from the coding sequence ATGAACTTTACTCTTGGCAACAAAGTGGTGTTAGTAGGAACAGGAGCCGTTGGATCAAGCTACGCGTATGCATTGATGAACCAGGGGATTACAGATGAATTGGTTCTCGTGGATTTAAATGAGAAGAAAGCGAAGGGCGATGTCATGGATTTAGCTCATGGGCTTGTGTATGCGCCAAGTGCCATGAATATCCAATTTGGTTCCTACGAAGACTGCAAGGATGCAGCTGTAGTTGTGATTTGTGCCGGTGCTGCGCAAAAGCCTGGAGAGACCAGATTGGATCTCGTGCATAAAAATGTGAGCATCTTTGAGTCGATTGTCGGCAACATCATGGAATCCGGATTTAATGGCATCTTCTTAATTGCTACCAATCCGGTGGATATCCTTTCCTATGCTACTTGGAAATTTTCCGGACTTCCGAAGGAGAGAGTCATCGGATCGGGCACTGTGTTGGATTCGGCAAGATTCCGCTATTTATTAAGCAAAGAATTCGATACAGCTCCGACCAGTGTACACGGATATATTATCGGTGAACACGGGGATTCTCAGCTTCCGGTTTGGAGCTCAGCGAACATCTCCGGCACACCGATCGCTTCCCAGCTGTCGGAGGAAAGAAAGGAAGAGATTTCCTCACAAGTGCGCAATGCCGCTTATCAAATTATTGACTCTAAAGGGGCAACCTACTACGGAATTGCAATGGGATTAGCCAGAATTACAAGAGCGATTTTGAGAAATGAGCATGTAATCCTTCCAGTGGGGGCATTGCTAGAAGGAGAAAATGGCCACAGCGATGTGTATATGGGTGTTCCAGCGGTCATCAACCGCAGCGGAGTCAAGAAAATTGTCGAGCTTTCATTAGATGATAGTGAAAAAGAAAAACTTGCGCAGTCTGTTCAAACCCTTAAAGATGTTCAAGCTCTCATTTCTAAACAATTTAATCAGCTAAGATAG
- a CDS encoding cytochrome ubiquinol oxidase subunit I — protein MTELMLARLQFGATTIFHFLFVPLSIGLVFMVALMETFYVVKKQEVYKKMAKFWGHLFLINFAVGVVTGIIQEFQFGMNWSEYSRFVGDVFGAPLAIEALLAFFMESTFIGLWIFGWDRLSKKVHLMCIWLVSIGTMLSALWILAANSFMQEPVGFVMKNGRAEMNDFFALLTNPQLLVEFPHVIFGALATGAFFIAGVSAYKLLKKQETVFFAKSFNLALVVALISGIGIAWSGHSQAQHLMQSQPMKMAASEGLWEDSEDPAPWTLFANIDVEKQENSFEVAIPYALSYLTYEKFSGSVPGMLTLQKEYEEKYGPGNYIPPVKTTFWSFRVMVAAGMAMILFSLLGLWFQFKKTLAHKKWFLKAMVALISFPFIANTAGWIMTEIGRQPWTVFGLMTTSASVSPNVSYEALLFSFIAFTTIYLILAIVLVYLFVREIKKGTEHTHDPADRSETIDPFSKEAIQ, from the coding sequence ATGACTGAGTTAATGTTAGCCAGACTTCAGTTCGGAGCAACGACCATTTTTCACTTTTTGTTCGTGCCTTTATCAATCGGGCTAGTGTTTATGGTTGCTCTGATGGAAACATTCTATGTAGTGAAAAAGCAAGAAGTGTACAAGAAGATGGCGAAGTTCTGGGGACATTTGTTTCTCATTAACTTTGCCGTGGGTGTTGTGACCGGTATTATTCAGGAATTTCAATTTGGAATGAACTGGTCGGAATACTCGCGATTTGTAGGCGATGTGTTTGGGGCGCCGCTTGCCATTGAAGCGCTGCTGGCGTTCTTTATGGAATCTACATTTATTGGATTATGGATTTTTGGCTGGGATCGGTTATCGAAGAAAGTGCATTTAATGTGCATTTGGCTTGTTTCGATCGGAACAATGCTCTCCGCTCTTTGGATCTTAGCAGCAAACTCTTTTATGCAGGAACCGGTAGGGTTTGTCATGAAAAACGGAAGAGCAGAAATGAATGATTTCTTTGCGCTATTGACTAATCCGCAGCTATTAGTGGAGTTTCCGCATGTCATATTTGGCGCGTTGGCAACAGGTGCCTTTTTCATTGCCGGCGTCAGTGCGTATAAATTATTAAAAAAGCAAGAAACAGTGTTTTTTGCGAAATCGTTCAATTTGGCTTTAGTTGTAGCCTTAATCTCTGGAATCGGCATTGCTTGGAGCGGACATTCCCAAGCGCAGCATTTAATGCAGTCTCAGCCAATGAAAATGGCTGCAAGTGAAGGGCTGTGGGAAGACAGTGAAGATCCAGCTCCGTGGACATTATTTGCCAACATTGATGTAGAAAAGCAAGAAAATTCCTTTGAGGTTGCGATTCCGTACGCATTAAGTTATTTAACGTACGAGAAGTTCTCCGGATCGGTGCCGGGCATGCTGACCCTTCAGAAGGAGTATGAAGAAAAGTATGGACCGGGCAATTATATCCCGCCAGTTAAAACCACATTCTGGAGCTTTAGAGTGATGGTGGCAGCCGGCATGGCGATGATCTTGTTTTCTCTCTTGGGATTATGGTTCCAGTTCAAAAAGACGCTGGCTCATAAAAAGTGGTTCCTAAAAGCGATGGTGGCGCTGATCTCTTTTCCATTTATCGCCAATACAGCAGGCTGGATTATGACAGAAATCGGCCGTCAGCCTTGGACGGTGTTCGGATTGATGACGACATCGGCATCTGTCTCCCCTAACGTATCATACGAGGCCTTATTATTTTCTTTCATCGCCTTTACAACGATCTATTTGATTCTGGCGATTGTGCTCGTGTATTTGTTCGTTCGAGAAATTAAGAAGGGAACCGAACATACTCACGATCCTGCTGATAGAAGCGAAACCATTGATCCGTTTAGCAAGGAGGCTATCCAATAA
- a CDS encoding L-lactate permease yields MLVGTFDPFGNLAISALIAAVPILLFLLCLTLFKMKGIHAALLNLFITFLIAFFIFKLPLGDASGSIIQGLIQGIWPIGYIIIMAVWLYKIAVKSGKFDILRGNIVEISQDQRIQLLLIGFCFNAFLEGAAGFGVPIAICAVLLVSLGFQPLQAAMLCLIANGAAGAFGAIGIPVGIIDTFNLGHDVTSMNVSVISALTLPIINFTIPFLLVWLIDGFKGIKEILPAIFVVSTTYTAAQALITIFVGPQLADIIPSLLAMGILALFLKKWQPKHIFLLSGKSAEVEKHSTSEVVKSWSPFYLLTLFVLIWSLPAFKGLFAEGGALEFSIVQFIIPGSSISVNIDILGSTGTAILLAGLTTIATTSRIHFRESLGLLKKTVAEFWVPIVMISAIIGIAKLMTYGGLTVALGEAVATAGNVFPILSPILGWIGVFMTGSVVNNNTLFAPIQVTAGNIIGTNPSLLVAANTAGGVIAKLISPQSIAIATAAVGETGKEAALTKMTIKYSFGLLAFVCIWTYVLSFFF; encoded by the coding sequence ATGTTAGTAGGTACATTTGATCCATTCGGTAACTTGGCTATTTCAGCATTAATCGCCGCTGTACCGATCTTGTTATTTCTTTTGTGCTTAACATTGTTTAAGATGAAAGGTATTCATGCTGCACTTTTAAATTTATTTATTACCTTTCTTATCGCCTTCTTTATCTTTAAGCTGCCATTGGGTGATGCTTCAGGCAGCATCATCCAAGGATTGATCCAAGGAATATGGCCGATTGGTTATATTATCATAATGGCAGTTTGGCTTTATAAAATCGCGGTCAAATCAGGGAAATTTGATATTTTGCGCGGTAACATTGTGGAGATCTCACAGGACCAGCGCATTCAGCTTTTATTAATCGGTTTTTGCTTTAACGCCTTTTTGGAAGGCGCAGCAGGATTTGGGGTACCGATTGCTATTTGTGCGGTGCTGTTAGTTTCTCTAGGATTTCAGCCGCTTCAAGCTGCTATGCTATGCTTAATTGCTAATGGGGCAGCGGGAGCGTTCGGCGCGATCGGAATACCGGTTGGCATTATTGACACCTTTAACTTGGGGCATGATGTCACTTCAATGAATGTGTCCGTTATCAGTGCGCTTACCCTGCCGATTATTAACTTCACGATTCCATTTTTATTAGTTTGGCTCATTGACGGATTTAAAGGGATTAAAGAAATCTTGCCGGCGATATTCGTGGTATCGACGACGTATACAGCGGCTCAGGCGCTGATCACAATCTTTGTCGGTCCGCAGTTAGCGGACATCATTCCGTCATTATTAGCTATGGGAATATTGGCGCTGTTCCTGAAAAAGTGGCAGCCGAAGCATATCTTCTTGCTAAGCGGAAAATCCGCTGAAGTGGAGAAGCATTCCACATCTGAAGTGGTGAAATCATGGTCTCCGTTTTACTTATTGACGCTGTTCGTTTTAATCTGGAGTTTGCCAGCGTTTAAAGGGCTGTTTGCTGAAGGCGGAGCGCTAGAATTTTCGATAGTACAGTTTATAATACCTGGATCTTCTATTTCCGTCAATATTGATATACTCGGATCTACGGGAACAGCGATATTATTAGCGGGGCTGACAACGATTGCGACAACCAGCCGCATCCATTTCCGGGAAAGCCTCGGATTGTTGAAAAAAACGGTGGCGGAGTTCTGGGTGCCTATCGTGATGATCAGTGCGATTATCGGAATTGCTAAGCTAATGACCTATGGTGGCTTAACCGTCGCTTTAGGAGAAGCGGTTGCAACGGCCGGCAATGTCTTTCCGATTCTGTCACCGATCCTTGGCTGGATTGGCGTATTTATGACCGGCTCTGTTGTCAATAACAACACTTTGTTTGCGCCTATTCAAGTCACAGCCGGAAATATTATTGGTACGAATCCATCCCTATTAGTCGCAGCGAATACGGCCGGTGGAGTAATTGCTAAGCTGATTTCTCCGCAATCCATTGCGATTGCTACAGCCGCAGTAGGAGAGACTGGGAAGGAAGCCGCTTTAACGAAAATGACGATTAAATATAGCTTCGGGTTATTAGCATTTGTTTGTATATGGACCTATGTGCTTTCCTTTTTCTTCTAA
- a CDS encoding protein adenylyltransferase SelO, whose translation MSKNNEFGWNFDNSYASLPGVFYSRTNPAPVRSPKLVLINDSLASSLGLHAEALQGEEGAGVLAGNIIPEGAEPLAQAYAGHQFGHFTMLGDGRAVLLGEQVSPQGDRVDIQLKGAGRTPFSRGGDGRAALGPMLREYIISEAMHALGIPTTRSLAVVMTGERVYRETGLPGAVLTRVAASHLRVGTFQYAAHWGTEEDLRALADYTLKRHYPEAEKNENRYLSLLREVIKRQAELVAKWQLVGFVHGVMNTDNMTISGETIDYGPCAFMDRYDPKTVFSSIDIQGRYAYGNQPGIAGWNLARFAETLLPLLHEEQEKAIELAQAEISAFQDLYQAHWLSGMRAKLGISNEEREDQALIQDLLHMMEKHRADYTNTFRALTFHRLEGSSLFESEEFVQWRERWQARQERSKPSSRELMKNSNPAVIPRNQRVEEALEAAVERGDYCVMERLLRVLSDPYAHTAEQEKYADVPDPTIPYVTYCGT comes from the coding sequence ATGAGCAAAAATAATGAATTTGGATGGAATTTCGATAACAGTTATGCCAGTCTGCCGGGAGTGTTCTATTCACGGACTAATCCAGCGCCTGTCCGTTCGCCGAAGCTCGTCTTGATAAATGATTCGCTGGCGTCTTCTCTCGGCTTGCATGCAGAGGCGCTGCAGGGTGAAGAGGGAGCGGGTGTGCTTGCCGGGAATATCATTCCGGAAGGTGCGGAGCCGCTCGCGCAAGCCTATGCCGGACATCAATTTGGCCATTTCACTATGCTGGGGGACGGCCGTGCCGTGCTATTAGGCGAGCAGGTCTCTCCTCAAGGAGACAGGGTGGATATTCAGCTGAAAGGAGCGGGAAGAACGCCATTCTCTCGCGGGGGAGACGGCCGGGCGGCGCTTGGACCGATGCTGCGTGAATACATCATCAGCGAAGCGATGCATGCCCTCGGGATTCCGACGACCCGCAGTCTGGCGGTGGTGATGACCGGGGAAAGGGTCTACCGTGAAACGGGGCTGCCCGGTGCCGTATTGACCCGAGTGGCCGCCAGTCATTTGCGGGTTGGCACATTTCAGTATGCCGCTCATTGGGGAACGGAGGAAGATCTGCGGGCGCTGGCTGATTACACATTGAAGCGCCATTATCCGGAAGCTGAAAAAAATGAGAACCGTTATCTTTCCTTGCTGAGAGAGGTGATTAAGCGGCAGGCAGAGCTGGTTGCCAAATGGCAGCTCGTCGGTTTTGTTCACGGTGTGATGAATACCGATAATATGACCATCAGCGGAGAAACGATAGATTATGGCCCTTGCGCCTTTATGGATAGGTATGATCCCAAAACCGTGTTCAGTTCCATTGATATCCAGGGACGCTATGCCTATGGCAACCAGCCTGGGATCGCCGGATGGAATTTGGCGCGCTTTGCTGAAACACTGCTGCCGCTGCTGCATGAAGAGCAGGAGAAAGCGATCGAACTGGCGCAGGCAGAGATATCCGCATTTCAGGATTTGTATCAAGCTCATTGGCTTTCCGGAATGAGAGCGAAGCTTGGGATCAGCAATGAAGAGCGGGAGGATCAAGCGCTTATTCAGGATTTGCTGCATATGATGGAGAAGCATCGGGCAGACTATACGAACACCTTTCGTGCGTTGACCTTCCATAGGCTGGAAGGTTCCAGCCTGTTTGAAAGTGAGGAATTCGTTCAGTGGAGGGAACGCTGGCAGGCGAGGCAGGAGCGGTCAAAGCCATCCTCCCGCGAGCTGATGAAAAACAGTAATCCTGCGGTGATTCCGCGAAATCAGCGCGTGGAAGAAGCGCTGGAAGCGGCAGTCGAGCGGGGCGATTATTGTGTGATGGAACGGCTGCTGCGCGTGCTTTCCGATCCCTATGCCCATACAGCCGAACAGGAGAAATATGCTGATGTGCCAGATCCAACAATTCCTTATGTCACCTACTGCGGCACTTAA
- a CDS encoding MerR family transcriptional regulator, protein MKEDLMYSIGKFSEKTGVSIRTLHYYDEIGLLEPKKHPTSGHRLYTHQDLLTLQKILSLKFLGYELNDIAALLHESSFTMDLNETLLLHLQALEREKEQIEQSITAIKRVIALLKEEGEVDSAVLFSLLHSIHTEKVQKEWMQKHMPPEIIKKLEVKSEEERISLDRTFIQLAKQVKQLYGRPAEDPKVQEMIQTYLQASFAYLGEDLIEKLAEMNVEELDIQEWEEMTPVPFTEDEQQWLYKAIGYHMNKPE, encoded by the coding sequence TTGAAAGAAGATCTTATGTACTCTATTGGAAAGTTTTCTGAAAAGACAGGGGTATCTATCCGGACCTTGCATTATTATGATGAGATCGGTCTCTTAGAACCGAAAAAGCATCCGACTTCCGGCCACCGCCTCTATACGCATCAGGATCTCCTCACTTTGCAAAAAATTTTAAGCCTGAAGTTTCTCGGATATGAATTGAATGACATTGCCGCGTTACTGCACGAATCAAGCTTTACCATGGATTTGAATGAAACGCTGCTCCTGCATTTACAGGCATTAGAAAGAGAAAAAGAACAGATTGAGCAATCCATCACCGCCATTAAAAGGGTTATTGCCTTACTGAAGGAGGAGGGAGAAGTGGACAGTGCTGTCTTGTTCTCCTTGCTTCACAGCATCCACACAGAAAAGGTTCAGAAAGAATGGATGCAAAAGCATATGCCGCCAGAGATAATCAAAAAGCTGGAAGTAAAATCGGAGGAAGAACGAATTTCCTTGGACCGAACCTTTATTCAATTAGCGAAGCAAGTCAAGCAATTATACGGAAGACCTGCCGAAGATCCAAAGGTTCAAGAAATGATTCAAACATATTTGCAAGCCTCCTTTGCTTATCTCGGCGAGGACTTAATAGAAAAGCTGGCGGAGATGAATGTGGAAGAATTGGACATCCAAGAGTGGGAAGAAATGACCCCTGTCCCGTTCACAGAGGATGAACAGCAGTGGCTCTATAAAGCGATCGGCTATCATATGAATAAACCCGAATAG
- the cydB gene encoding cytochrome d ubiquinol oxidase subunit II codes for MELSELWFILVAVLFIGFFFLEGFDFGVGMAGRLLGRNDLERRIMVNTIGPFWDANEVWLLTGGGAIFAAFPHWYATMFSGYYIPFVFVLLALIGRGVAFEFRGKVEHTSWTKAWDWVIFFGSLLPPFLFGVLFSSLLRGMPIDETMTLRAGFSDYVNVYSVTGGVTVTLLCLLHGLVFLTLRTVGDLQARARQLAQKVIFAVLAALVAFVALSYRETDLFTYREQVTIPMIVLIVVCYAAVIFMLKMKRDGWSFFFSGAGIALTIATIFVALFPRVMISSIKNTYDLTVYNAASGAYSLKVMTIVALTLLPFVLGYQIWSYYVFRKRVDGKDMVY; via the coding sequence ATGGAATTGAGTGAATTGTGGTTTATACTCGTAGCTGTTCTGTTTATCGGTTTCTTTTTTCTGGAAGGCTTCGACTTTGGTGTAGGCATGGCCGGGCGTCTATTGGGAAGAAACGATTTGGAAAGAAGAATCATGGTCAATACGATCGGTCCTTTCTGGGATGCGAATGAAGTGTGGCTGCTTACGGGGGGAGGGGCAATATTCGCCGCTTTTCCTCACTGGTATGCAACGATGTTTAGCGGCTATTATATCCCGTTTGTCTTTGTCCTGCTCGCTTTGATCGGTCGCGGGGTGGCTTTTGAATTCAGAGGAAAGGTCGAACATACTTCATGGACCAAAGCATGGGACTGGGTCATCTTCTTCGGAAGCCTGCTGCCTCCATTTCTATTCGGAGTGCTGTTTTCCAGCTTGTTAAGAGGTATGCCGATTGATGAAACGATGACATTGCGCGCCGGCTTTTCAGATTATGTCAATGTCTATTCCGTGACGGGCGGGGTGACTGTTACTTTATTATGCTTGCTGCACGGATTAGTGTTTTTAACCTTGCGCACAGTCGGTGATTTGCAAGCGCGCGCCCGCCAGCTCGCTCAAAAAGTCATTTTTGCAGTGCTGGCTGCCCTTGTCGCCTTCGTGGCGCTGTCTTATCGAGAAACGGATTTGTTTACCTATAGAGAACAAGTTACGATTCCGATGATTGTCTTGATTGTTGTCTGCTACGCAGCCGTCATCTTTATGCTGAAGATGAAGCGCGACGGCTGGTCGTTCTTTTTCAGTGGTGCCGGCATTGCTTTAACGATTGCTACGATATTTGTGGCGCTGTTCCCGCGCGTGATGATCAGCTCTATTAAGAACACTTATGATCTGACAGTCTATAATGCGGCTTCGGGAGCTTATTCGTTAAAAGTGATGACTATTGTCGCGTTAACTCTTCTTCCTTTCGTGCTCGGCTATCAGATTTGGAGCTACTATGTATTCCGTAAGCGTGTAGATGGGAAGGACATGGTTTATTAA